The Marinitoga hydrogenitolerans DSM 16785 genome includes a region encoding these proteins:
- a CDS encoding LytR/AlgR family response regulator transcription factor: MIKVAIIDDEYYAREGLKDLIEEMSSFEIVGCFDSVGKFLKSKEKNNVDVIFLDIELPKMNGIKASKYLEKYKIVFVTAYSEYAVDAFEVNALDYLTKPISEIRFIETINRIENTFKESNLSKIAVDNGSEIIFLDFDEVCFFEYFEKKIQVITNENEYTLKHFKNLNKLENELPYNFLRVHKSYIVNLNCIEKFIKELNSLQMKTGKIIPIGKTHMREIKKVLKI; the protein is encoded by the coding sequence ATGATAAAAGTAGCTATTATAGATGATGAATATTATGCAAGAGAAGGCTTGAAAGATTTAATTGAAGAAATGAGTTCATTTGAAATTGTAGGGTGTTTTGATAGCGTTGGAAAATTCTTGAAAAGTAAAGAGAAAAATAATGTAGATGTTATATTTTTGGATATAGAATTGCCGAAAATGAATGGTATAAAGGCTTCAAAATACCTTGAAAAATATAAAATAGTTTTTGTTACAGCTTATTCGGAATATGCTGTAGATGCCTTTGAAGTAAATGCATTGGACTATCTAACAAAACCTATTTCGGAAATTCGATTTATAGAAACAATTAATAGAATTGAAAACACTTTTAAAGAGAGTAATTTGAGTAAAATTGCAGTGGATAATGGTAGTGAAATAATATTTTTAGATTTTGATGAGGTATGCTTTTTTGAATATTTTGAAAAAAAAATACAGGTAATAACTAATGAAAATGAATACACTCTTAAACATTTTAAAAATTTAAATAAGTTAGAAAACGAATTACCGTACAATTTTTTAAGGGTGCATAAGTCGTATATAGTTAATTTAAATTGTATTGAAAAATTTATAAAAGAGCTTAATTCATTACAGATGAAAACAGGCAAAATTATTCCTATTGGAAAAACACATATGAGGGAAATAAAAAAGGTATTAAAAATATAG
- a CDS encoding cohesin domain-containing protein, with the protein MKKIMIIFFILIILVLQSCIFKDQPPIIESMNPSNGEKINPGGVAFSWSAKDPEKKMLIYNFYLYSNGQLKYKAEGLASNNLKVNLEENTKYDWVLEVIDISGNRTKGEVSFETNYLNSEPIKSILRYPENNNKVVSPYDLKFEWYKSIDFDGDQVFYNLYLSESTPLNTPIASALTNTEYTIKKLKLDTTYFWKIESYDSFGASEVSETWTFKTLDNTPPMIDFPKEDFIVSEGEEFSLDLKNYVSDMEDNYFEYQINTNNGAIIQGSKYIFKPDYNFVSHPVSQKKIGEIIIVSDTKENVSGTLNIIVKDVNRNPEKPQIVYPKNNSIVPKNFQIEWNCIDLDNDQLKFDIYLGTRSKNYTKIATLIENNKYDISLNDDTEYFLKIVAKDNYGGIKSSDEIEFRTKKEVNTVQWVKDISNIKDIFVYNDKLIVITNESVYRLNTNGTIDKVINLDNIIGNSIIYQDKLYVAEINGDISIIDLNIFELKNTINIGGNVVGLTANEDYKGVKQLYIITSEGILYVYDIDDFILKWQKNYEIIPSSSILIIENGYIVIFGEYGNSGKVIIAKPKGEIYKEINLIQPLSSFVINDEESYIYFAIGNFIYSYDKNGVKRWELNVSEEINSEILYDGEYFYVSGNNAIFKINKDGNLIDTYSSNNIFSKTMLISKDKNIIAVNNIGLIKDNNEINIADFENIKTYALLNDGLLYFASEAKLYALSIADEETFNNNWYVFGKNINKNRTSYVKNNTPPKKPELIYPQNQSVEIPTKIKLMWQCEDMEDDELTYGIYLGEGDNLELVATTQSTSYEVNLENDKKYYWKVIVGDGEFSTESDLFSFTTIPPPAEEKFKVKVEGATIYSPAISEDNIIYFSTSSGKIYAYTSDGKELWSFDTNGFIKASVVLNPLNQVIVGNENGELYIINSNGMLSNKIILDGSISIPVSLGKNGEIFVITDIGNIYKLSFFGEQMWKKELSGNPTTNIVVDKDNNIYFGMDNHLYSLDDLGNIRFKKSFNNIISTDLSIDEYGNVYFAIENKVYSINGFGDVEFEKDIGEKVIGTIFIDNNNAIIFETLEGNLYRYYYLGKSLEKIQLNEKPYTLILMDGIKYITTKDKFIVYNGELRWYDEYRKVRYSPNIDNNGVIIFGTTEGFLYGIYGDTNKLRNSAWPIYLGDKRHTGNINGENIIVPTNRPPLKPYNPYPADNSDISVSTITLTWESSDPDGDNVYYNLYLGDNINQQKVASDISQNSYKITNLIPGTYYWYVEAYDNYGNISKSELWSFTVTESAAENNPPLKPVLLEPVNNANNVSNNAVLKWQCSDPDGDSLTYDIYINSEPMLSTPVETNYNGTTYSIVLDANKTYYWKIVAKDGKGGETSSDIYSFTTSEKVNNPPNKPILIEPLNNSTNIEPDVTLSWSATDPDGDSLIYDLYLSKTQDLIVPYKTNLTASSFLVSNLELGTTYYWKVVAKDGKGGENSSDVYKFTVTESIGPLTPKLYFKDTIIPSGSQGELIIHGQKLENVLAFDIEVSYDNTKLNVSESDIQFIGELTGRSLIININNGKIKITTLSFSPFNINDSDIIKINFTAIGNSGSTELQFTNNTKIVDSSGNELEVDISDIGIITIQ; encoded by the coding sequence ATGAAGAAAATAATGATAATATTTTTTATATTGATCATACTTGTATTACAAAGTTGTATATTTAAGGATCAACCTCCTATTATAGAAAGTATGAATCCATCGAATGGTGAAAAAATTAATCCAGGTGGAGTTGCTTTCAGTTGGTCAGCTAAAGATCCTGAAAAAAAGATGTTGATATATAATTTTTATTTATATTCTAATGGCCAATTAAAATATAAAGCAGAAGGTCTTGCCTCTAATAATTTGAAAGTAAATTTAGAAGAAAATACAAAATATGATTGGGTTTTAGAGGTAATAGATATAAGTGGTAATAGAACTAAAGGAGAAGTTTCTTTTGAAACTAATTATTTAAATTCAGAGCCTATTAAATCTATACTCAGATATCCGGAAAATAATAACAAAGTGGTTAGCCCTTATGATTTAAAATTTGAATGGTATAAAAGTATAGATTTTGATGGAGATCAGGTTTTTTATAACCTTTATTTATCAGAATCAACACCTTTAAACACACCAATTGCATCAGCTTTAACAAATACTGAATATACAATTAAAAAGTTAAAATTAGACACAACATATTTTTGGAAAATTGAATCTTACGATTCTTTTGGTGCATCAGAAGTATCAGAAACATGGACATTTAAAACATTAGATAATACTCCACCAATGATAGATTTTCCAAAAGAAGACTTCATTGTTAGTGAAGGAGAAGAATTTAGCCTTGATTTAAAAAATTATGTATCTGATATGGAGGATAATTATTTCGAATATCAGATAAATACAAATAATGGTGCAATTATTCAGGGAAGTAAGTATATATTTAAACCTGATTATAATTTTGTAAGTCATCCGGTTTCTCAAAAGAAAATAGGTGAAATAATAATAGTTTCAGATACAAAAGAAAATGTTAGTGGGACATTGAATATTATTGTTAAAGATGTTAATAGAAATCCTGAAAAACCACAAATAGTATATCCAAAAAATAATTCTATTGTGCCAAAAAATTTTCAAATAGAATGGAATTGTATAGATTTAGATAATGATCAATTAAAGTTTGATATATATTTAGGGACACGGTCAAAAAATTATACAAAAATTGCAACCTTAATTGAAAATAACAAATATGATATATCTCTTAATGATGATACAGAATATTTCTTAAAAATAGTAGCAAAAGATAATTATGGTGGTATTAAATCAAGCGATGAAATAGAGTTTAGAACAAAAAAAGAAGTGAATACTGTTCAATGGGTAAAAGATATTAGCAATATCAAAGATATTTTTGTGTATAATGATAAATTAATAGTTATAACAAATGAGAGTGTTTATAGATTAAATACAAATGGGACAATTGACAAAGTTATTAATTTGGATAACATAATAGGCAATAGCATAATTTACCAAGATAAGTTATATGTTGCAGAAATTAATGGAGATATTAGTATTATAGATTTAAATATTTTTGAATTAAAAAACACAATCAATATTGGTGGAAATGTTGTGGGGCTCACAGCAAATGAAGATTATAAAGGTGTAAAACAATTATACATAATAACTTCAGAAGGTATATTATATGTATATGATATAGATGATTTTATTTTAAAATGGCAAAAGAACTATGAAATAATACCATCGTCATCTATTCTTATAATTGAAAATGGGTATATAGTTATTTTTGGGGAATATGGGAATTCTGGGAAGGTTATAATTGCGAAACCTAAAGGGGAAATTTATAAAGAAATTAATTTGATTCAACCACTTTCATCATTTGTAATAAATGATGAAGAAAGCTATATATATTTTGCTATAGGGAACTTTATTTATAGTTATGATAAAAATGGAGTTAAACGTTGGGAATTAAATGTATCAGAAGAAATAAATAGTGAAATATTATATGATGGTGAATACTTTTATGTATCTGGAAACAATGCTATTTTTAAGATAAACAAAGATGGAAATTTGATAGATACTTATTCTTCAAATAATATATTTTCTAAAACAATGTTAATATCAAAAGATAAGAATATAATTGCTGTTAATAATATAGGATTAATAAAGGACAATAATGAGATAAACATAGCCGATTTTGAAAATATAAAAACATATGCTTTATTAAATGATGGATTGTTATATTTTGCATCAGAAGCTAAATTGTACGCATTATCGATAGCTGATGAGGAAACATTCAACAACAATTGGTATGTTTTTGGAAAAAATATAAATAAAAATAGAACATCTTATGTAAAAAATAATACACCACCCAAAAAACCAGAATTAATATATCCTCAAAATCAAAGTGTTGAAATACCAACGAAAATAAAATTAATGTGGCAGTGTGAAGATATGGAAGATGATGAATTAACCTATGGTATATATTTAGGTGAAGGAGATAATTTAGAATTAGTTGCAACTACACAATCAACTTCGTATGAAGTCAATTTAGAAAACGATAAAAAATATTATTGGAAAGTAATAGTTGGAGATGGTGAATTTTCAACAGAAAGTGATTTGTTTAGTTTCACAACAATTCCACCACCAGCAGAAGAAAAATTTAAAGTGAAGGTGGAAGGAGCAACTATATATTCTCCGGCAATCTCAGAAGATAATATAATTTATTTTTCAACAAGTTCCGGGAAAATTTATGCTTATACTTCTGATGGTAAAGAATTATGGTCTTTTGATACTAACGGGTTTATAAAAGCATCAGTAGTTTTAAACCCATTAAATCAAGTGATTGTAGGAAATGAAAATGGAGAATTATATATAATAAATTCAAATGGAATGTTATCTAATAAAATTATTTTAGATGGTTCGATAAGTATTCCTGTTTCATTAGGAAAAAATGGTGAAATATTTGTAATTACAGATATTGGGAATATATATAAACTATCTTTTTTTGGAGAGCAAATGTGGAAAAAAGAATTAAGTGGCAATCCAACCACAAATATTGTAGTTGATAAGGATAATAACATATATTTCGGTATGGATAATCATCTATATAGTTTAGACGATTTAGGAAATATTAGATTTAAAAAATCGTTTAATAATATTATTTCAACAGATTTATCTATTGATGAATATGGAAATGTATATTTTGCTATAGAAAATAAAGTGTATTCAATTAATGGATTTGGAGATGTTGAATTTGAAAAAGATATAGGTGAAAAAGTGATAGGAACAATATTTATAGATAATAACAATGCTATAATTTTTGAAACTTTAGAAGGAAATTTGTATAGATATTATTATTTAGGAAAATCTCTTGAAAAAATACAATTGAATGAGAAACCATATACCTTAATATTAATGGATGGGATAAAATATATAACAACAAAAGATAAGTTTATAGTATATAATGGAGAATTAAGATGGTATGATGAATATAGAAAAGTAAGATATTCTCCTAATATTGATAATAATGGAGTAATAATTTTTGGAACTACAGAGGGCTTTTTGTATGGGATATATGGTGATACAAATAAATTAAGAAATTCAGCATGGCCAATTTATTTAGGTGATAAAAGACATACAGGGAATATAAACGGGGAAAACATAATTGTTCCAACAAATAGACCTCCGTTAAAACCATATAATCCATATCCAGCAGATAATAGTGATATTTCTGTATCAACTATAACATTAACTTGGGAATCATCTGATCCAGATGGAGACAATGTTTATTATAACCTATATCTGGGAGATAATATAAATCAACAAAAAGTAGCAAGTGATATTTCACAAAATTCGTATAAAATTACAAATTTAATTCCAGGTACATATTATTGGTATGTTGAAGCATATGATAACTATGGAAATATTTCCAAAAGCGAATTGTGGAGTTTTACAGTAACAGAATCAGCTGCAGAAAACAATCCTCCGTTAAAACCTGTGTTGTTAGAACCAGTGAATAATGCTAATAATGTATCAAATAATGCTGTTTTAAAATGGCAGTGTTCCGATCCGGATGGTGATTCTCTAACTTATGATATTTATATAAATTCAGAGCCAATGTTATCTACCCCAGTGGAAACTAATTATAATGGAACAACATATTCTATCGTTTTAGATGCGAACAAAACATATTATTGGAAAATAGTTGCAAAAGATGGTAAAGGTGGTGAGACGTCAAGTGATATATATTCGTTTACAACATCAGAGAAAGTAAATAATCCTCCGAATAAACCTATATTAATAGAGCCGTTAAATAATTCGACCAATATAGAACCAGATGTTACCTTAAGTTGGAGCGCAACAGATCCAGATGGAGATAGTTTAATCTACGATTTATACTTATCAAAAACACAGGATTTAATTGTGCCATATAAAACAAACTTAACCGCATCTTCGTTTTTAGTATCGAATTTAGAATTAGGAACAACATATTATTGGAAAGTAGTAGCGAAAGATGGTAAAGGCGGTGAGAATTCAAGTGATGTCTATAAATTCACAGTAACAGAATCAATAGGTCCATTGACTCCAAAATTATATTTTAAAGATACAATCATTCCATCTGGAAGTCAGGGTGAATTAATAATTCATGGTCAAAAATTAGAAAATGTATTAGCTTTTGATATTGAAGTAAGTTATGATAATACAAAATTAAACGTTTCAGAAAGTGATATTCAATTTATTGGAGAGTTAACAGGAAGAAGTTTGATCATAAATATAAATAATGGAAAAATTAAAATCACAACATTATCATTTTCTCCATTTAATATTAATGATAGTGACATAATAAAAATAAACTTTACAGCTATAGGTAATTCTGGTAGTACAGAGTTACAATTCACAAATAATACTAAAATAGTAGATTCTTCTGGGAATGAATTAGAGGTTGATATTAGTGATATTGGAATAATCACAATTCAATAG
- a CDS encoding carbon starvation CstA family protein — MNSLLLAVLAMVGYWLAYNTYGKWIAKKIFGLNDKNPVPSKEFEDGVDYVPTKKHILFGHHFTTIAGTGPIVGPAIGVIWGWVPAFIWVFLGSIFMGAVHDFTSLIVSARNQGKTIGELTGNLINERTAKVFLILIQFLLWIVLAVFGLIVALLFNMYPQSVFPVWMEIPIAMWLSYMVYNKGKNDTLYSIIAVILMYVTIAIGVIFPISGISVVTWIYILMAYVFLASTLPVHKLLQPRDYINSHELLIAISLLVLGIIVGHPKIVAPAFQTVPDAPPLFPILFITIACGAISGFHSLAASGTTVKQLEKETDAHLIGYGGMIMEGVLATIVIIAVTAGIGMNGGGAEAFTSHYASWATASGLGAKLSAVINGSANLMNSYGIPLDLAKTIMAVFIVSFAGTTMDSSARIQRFALQELFSNKDGEVVVKPLKNRYVSTAVVILAAMALALSADGGKGALILWPVFGALNQLLAGLALLIGTVYLAKKKKPIWITGLPMLFMMVITLYATIMNLKKFIASNNGLLIFVTVVTLIIALWILMEGIIAISKNLKESEAIEEEI, encoded by the coding sequence GTGAATTCGTTACTTTTGGCGGTATTGGCTATGGTTGGTTATTGGTTAGCTTATAACACGTATGGTAAATGGATAGCAAAGAAGATATTTGGATTGAATGATAAGAATCCTGTTCCATCAAAAGAGTTTGAAGATGGTGTTGATTATGTTCCAACTAAAAAACATATTTTATTTGGACATCATTTTACAACAATTGCAGGAACAGGTCCAATTGTTGGTCCAGCAATTGGTGTAATTTGGGGCTGGGTTCCAGCTTTTATATGGGTATTTTTAGGTTCAATATTTATGGGAGCAGTTCATGATTTTACTTCCCTTATAGTTTCAGCAAGAAATCAGGGTAAAACTATTGGTGAATTGACCGGAAATCTAATCAATGAAAGAACAGCTAAAGTATTTCTAATTTTAATACAATTTTTGTTATGGATAGTATTAGCTGTTTTTGGTTTAATTGTCGCTTTGTTATTCAATATGTATCCACAATCTGTATTTCCGGTATGGATGGAGATACCAATTGCAATGTGGTTAAGTTACATGGTATATAATAAAGGTAAAAATGATACACTTTATTCCATTATAGCTGTTATTTTAATGTATGTTACAATTGCTATTGGGGTTATATTCCCTATTAGTGGAATATCAGTTGTAACATGGATATATATACTAATGGCATATGTATTTCTTGCATCAACATTGCCAGTTCACAAGTTATTGCAACCAAGAGATTATATAAATTCACATGAACTATTAATAGCAATATCATTATTAGTATTAGGTATTATAGTTGGGCATCCAAAAATAGTGGCTCCTGCATTTCAAACAGTTCCAGATGCACCTCCTTTGTTCCCTATACTTTTCATAACAATAGCTTGTGGTGCAATTTCAGGATTTCATAGTTTGGCAGCATCAGGAACCACAGTAAAACAACTTGAAAAAGAAACAGATGCACATTTGATAGGTTATGGTGGTATGATTATGGAAGGAGTTTTAGCAACAATAGTTATTATAGCTGTAACTGCAGGTATTGGTATGAATGGTGGAGGAGCTGAAGCATTTACTTCGCATTATGCATCATGGGCCACAGCTAGTGGATTAGGAGCAAAATTATCAGCTGTAATTAATGGATCAGCCAATTTAATGAATTCTTATGGAATACCGTTAGATTTAGCAAAGACTATTATGGCTGTGTTTATTGTATCATTTGCTGGAACAACAATGGATTCATCAGCAAGAATACAAAGATTTGCCCTTCAAGAATTGTTCTCCAATAAAGATGGTGAAGTTGTTGTAAAACCATTGAAAAATAGATATGTATCAACAGCAGTTGTTATTCTTGCTGCAATGGCTTTAGCCTTATCTGCAGATGGAGGTAAAGGTGCTTTAATATTATGGCCAGTGTTTGGTGCGTTAAATCAACTATTAGCAGGATTGGCATTATTAATTGGAACTGTTTATCTGGCTAAGAAAAAGAAACCAATATGGATTACAGGATTACCTATGTTATTTATGATGGTTATTACACTATACGCGACTATAATGAACTTGAAAAAATTTATCGCTTCAAATAATGGATTGCTAATTTTTGTTACAGTTGTTACTCTTATAATCGCATTATGGATCTTAATGGAAGGGATTATAGCAATATCAAAGAATTTAAAAGAATCAGAAGCGATAGAAGAAGAAATTTAA
- a CDS encoding M20 family metallo-hydrolase, whose product MEIINHVEKISDEIVNALKKFISINSVNPRAGGSGEKEVAEWLESYLKTLKFDEVKRYDAPDDVVEYGFRPNVVALYKGTSPERTIWFITHMDKVPEGDLSLWDHDPFDPVVKDGKIYGRGAEDNGSSLIATLFGVKTLMDLNIKPKNNIGLVFVSDEETGSDYGIKYLLKQKIFDKNDWFYVPDSGNKDGSFIEIAEKSILWLKIVTEGKQAHASTPNVAKNAHRAAIYFAKELDEFLHEKYNAIDEMFGRTPISTFEPTKKEHNVDNINTIPGTDIMYFDCRVLPQYDLNEILNDVNKIKEKYELKFDVKIAIEVHQMEVAPKPTPAEHPMVLKLKESVESLRNVKTFVGGIGGGTCAAILRHESLPAVVWGTMDHTAHQPNEYIRIEHLIEDTKVYAHLMNNL is encoded by the coding sequence ATGGAAATTATAAATCATGTTGAAAAAATTAGCGATGAGATTGTCAATGCATTAAAAAAATTTATTTCTATCAATTCAGTAAATCCAAGAGCAGGTGGTTCTGGAGAAAAAGAAGTAGCTGAATGGTTAGAATCATATTTGAAAACATTAAAATTCGATGAAGTAAAAAGATATGACGCACCAGATGATGTTGTAGAATATGGTTTTAGACCAAACGTAGTAGCATTATATAAAGGAACATCACCTGAAAGAACAATATGGTTTATTACCCATATGGATAAAGTACCAGAAGGAGACTTGTCATTATGGGATCATGACCCCTTTGATCCTGTTGTAAAAGATGGTAAAATATACGGAAGAGGTGCTGAAGATAATGGAAGTTCATTAATAGCAACGCTGTTTGGGGTTAAAACGTTAATGGACTTAAATATAAAACCCAAAAACAATATAGGGTTGGTATTTGTTTCTGATGAAGAAACAGGTAGTGATTATGGGATCAAATATTTATTAAAACAAAAAATTTTTGATAAAAATGATTGGTTTTATGTTCCGGATTCTGGTAATAAAGATGGTTCTTTTATAGAAATAGCGGAAAAGTCAATTTTATGGTTAAAAATAGTTACAGAGGGGAAACAAGCTCATGCATCAACACCAAACGTTGCTAAAAACGCTCATAGAGCAGCAATATATTTTGCTAAAGAATTAGATGAATTTTTACATGAAAAATATAATGCAATAGATGAAATGTTTGGTAGAACACCGATATCAACCTTTGAACCGACTAAAAAAGAGCATAATGTTGATAATATAAACACGATACCTGGAACGGACATTATGTATTTTGATTGTAGGGTTTTACCTCAATATGATTTAAATGAAATATTAAATGATGTAAACAAGATAAAAGAAAAGTACGAATTAAAATTTGATGTAAAAATAGCGATTGAAGTACATCAAATGGAGGTAGCGCCAAAACCAACTCCAGCAGAGCATCCTATGGTATTGAAATTGAAAGAAAGTGTAGAGAGTTTAAGGAATGTAAAGACATTTGTTGGAGGAATAGGTGGTGGCACATGTGCGGCAATTTTAAGACATGAAAGTTTACCGGCAGTTGTTTGGGGAACTATGGATCATACAGCACATCAACCAAATGAATATATAAGAATAGAACACTTGATTGAAGATACAAAAGTATATGCACATTTAATGAATAATTTATAG
- a CDS encoding LytS/YhcK type 5TM receptor domain-containing protein, with protein MLENISLILLERVSLILVITYIIFQTYFIKEIFGKTLVAKNKIILGIIGGLLGILGTIFGVEYNGAIVNYRDIGVILAGMLGGIPSGIIAALISSIHRLFIGGITAVPCFFGTLTAGIISGLISQYYGRKHFTFFKTLIYTIIIEIIHLTYVLVMVKPFDLAYDITFNILFPMVITNALGISFLNFMILNMEEKLEFTTENTINSIFIIMEMSLNTIEKGFNEQSAKDIANVILNNTDFEAVSLTDKEKILAHVGIGEDHHYSGLPIRTEATKKVIKNSQGLKIIGKKGIKCEKNDCPLYSAIIVPIKDINEELIGTLKLYYSKKNDIKNTDIIFGKKLAQILSLIISTSQINEALKLATEEKLRELMANLSPHFLFNTLNAIKYISKSEPEKVNKFIDNLSDLLRYTLYENSRLVSIKKEIEFTINYLELMKLRFKDKLDYIIKIDDNLKDKLIPPFILQPIVENSIKHGMKEGKLIIEIIISEKEDNINIVIKDNGKGFLGNKSKGKGLKLIRNRLESLYGYNYSLSIKNAIFGGTEIEINLKSKVGEVV; from the coding sequence ATGTTAGAAAACATTAGTTTGATTTTACTCGAAAGAGTATCTTTAATTTTAGTTATAACTTATATAATTTTTCAAACATATTTTATAAAAGAAATTTTTGGCAAAACATTGGTTGCCAAAAATAAGATTATTCTTGGTATAATTGGTGGTTTATTAGGTATATTAGGAACGATTTTTGGTGTAGAATATAATGGAGCTATAGTAAATTATAGGGATATTGGTGTAATTTTAGCAGGTATGTTGGGAGGAATACCTTCAGGAATTATAGCTGCTTTAATATCTTCAATACATAGATTGTTTATAGGAGGTATTACAGCAGTTCCTTGTTTTTTTGGAACGTTAACTGCTGGAATAATAAGTGGATTAATTTCTCAATATTATGGAAGGAAACATTTTACTTTCTTCAAAACGCTTATTTATACTATAATTATTGAAATAATTCATTTAACATATGTTTTAGTTATGGTAAAACCGTTTGATTTAGCATATGATATAACCTTCAATATATTATTTCCTATGGTTATTACAAATGCATTAGGAATCTCTTTTTTGAATTTTATGATTTTAAATATGGAGGAAAAACTTGAATTTACTACGGAAAATACAATTAATTCTATTTTTATTATAATGGAAATGAGTTTGAATACTATAGAGAAAGGATTTAATGAACAAAGTGCTAAAGATATAGCCAATGTTATATTAAATAATACAGATTTTGAAGCGGTATCTTTAACCGATAAAGAAAAAATACTTGCACATGTTGGAATAGGTGAGGATCATCACTATTCAGGGTTACCTATAAGAACTGAAGCGACAAAAAAGGTTATAAAAAATAGTCAGGGATTAAAGATTATAGGTAAAAAAGGTATAAAATGTGAAAAGAATGACTGCCCACTATATTCAGCTATAATAGTACCAATAAAAGATATAAATGAAGAGTTAATAGGTACACTGAAATTATATTATTCTAAAAAAAATGACATAAAAAATACAGATATAATATTTGGAAAAAAACTGGCACAAATATTGTCTTTGATAATTTCAACTTCTCAAATTAATGAAGCTCTCAAATTAGCAACAGAGGAAAAATTAAGAGAATTAATGGCAAATTTAAGTCCACATTTTTTGTTTAATACATTAAATGCAATAAAATATATTTCAAAATCTGAACCTGAAAAAGTTAATAAATTTATTGATAATTTGTCTGATTTATTAAGATATACATTATATGAGAATTCAAGATTAGTATCGATAAAAAAAGAGATAGAATTTACAATTAATTATTTAGAATTAATGAAATTACGATTCAAAGATAAATTAGATTATATAATAAAAATTGATGATAATTTAAAAGATAAATTAATTCCACCTTTTATATTGCAACCAATAGTAGAAAATTCAATAAAACATGGAATGAAAGAAGGTAAATTAATAATTGAAATTATAATTTCAGAAAAAGAAGATAATATAAATATTGTTATTAAAGATAATGGAAAAGGTTTTTTAGGAAACAAGTCTAAGGGAAAAGGATTAAAATTAATAAGAAATAGATTAGAATCTTTATATGGATATAATTATAGTTTGTCAATAAAAAATGCGATATTTGGCGGAACTGAAATTGAAATAAATTTGAAAAGTAAAGTCGGTGAAGTAGTATGA